The stretch of DNA TCCAGAGCGAGCTCGCGGGGCGCTGACCCCGTCGGACGACTCTCCTTCTAGCCCTGGCCGAGCTGCTGCTGGACCCAGAGCAGCTCGGTGCGCCGGGCCGTCAGCAGGCGCATCTCGAACCCGAAGTCGGTAAGCTCCTTCTGAAGGTGGTGGTCCTGGCTCGCGGGGTGGCTGGCTACGCGCGCGCGCGCCGCCTTCTCGAAGCGCTTCTTCGCCTCCTCGAACTGCCGGGCGTTCTGGACGAGCCGCTTCTCCACTTGATCGGCCAGGAAGGCGTGTGCGTCTGCCCCCACCCCGCCCCCGGCCACCCGGGGGGACGAAGGGGGCAATGGCCCGGCCCTCTTCGCGGCCACCGCCGACCCCGCGGGCGCGGCCTTCTTCGCTTTCGTGGCTCCACCCTTCGTTTCTGCCTTCTTCTTCAAATACCCCTCCTCGTTCCTGCGCCCGTCGCCTACGACCCCCTCAACTCTCCTTGGCCTTGCCCCCGTCGGGGAGGCCGAGTTTCTTGAGCAGCGAGATCCGGATGAGCGCCAAAACGCTGTGCCGGATCTTCGAGAGATCGCCGCCCGCGGTGCCGAAGCGGCTGGTCATCTCTTCATTGCACTGGCGGATGGCACCTTCCAGGGTGGTCACCAGATCGGAGGCACCGGGGTGGCCCACCGCTAGGGCCTGCAAGCGGGCCCAATCCTCTGGGCGGCGCGGCTCGCCCCGTCCGATCTCCCGCTCCGCAATCGCGAGAAGCATATCGCTCAGCTGCTGGTTGGAGGGCCCGCTCTCTCCCGCCGGGGCCTGGGCGTCCCCCTCCGGGCGGGGGCTCGGGTCGACTCTGGGCTGGTCGGTGAGGCCCAACTTCTTGAGCAAGGACACTCGAATCAGCTGCGCCACGCTGTGCCGGATCTTGCTGGCGTCCAGGCCCGTGCTCCCGAAGCGGCCGGCCACCTCCTGATTGCACTGCTGGATGACTCCTTCGAGCGCGGTCACCAGGTCAGAGGCACCCGGGTGGCTCAGGGCCAGGGCGTGCAGCCGGGTCCAGTCCGCAGGATCGCGGGCTTCGCCCCGTCCGATCTCCCTGTCCACGATCGCCATCAGAAGATTGTTGAGCTGCTGGCTCTGCTGCTGGGAGGAGCCGTTCTTCCCCGTCGATATCGGCGAACCCCCCTCCGGGGAGGCCTTGGTCCCGTCAGCTTTCGGTCGATCGGACATGAGACCTCCTCGAGGGCCTGATTCTACATCCCTAAACGGGTCGTTGCCGGCAGCATCCGTGACGGTCCGGGGGGGGATGCGATATCATACGCTGCGACCCATCGACGTCACCCCCTCGTGCAAGCGGCGGGGCGTCCGTTCAGGGTCCGGGGCCGCTTCGCATCCTGCCGGCGGCGGCAGGGCGGATCGCCCGTGGTTTCCACAAGAGACCGGGGAGAGAAGGTTCCAGCATGGGACTCTTGGACCTCTTCAAGGGAAAGTTCGTGGATCCTACCTACCCTGGGGTCCACGCAGGGGGGGACATCATCACCACCACCCTGGACGCGGTCGTGAAGTGGGGCCGTAAGTCCTCGCTTTGGCCGATGCCCTTCGGCACGGCCTGCTGCGCCATCGAGTTCATGGCGGTCTCCTTCTCGCACTACGACATCGCGCGCTTCGGGGCGGAGGTGCTGCGTTTCTCGCCGCGCCAGGCCGACCTCATGTTCGTAGCGGGGACAATCGTGGACAAGCAGGGCCCGATCCTGAAGACCATCTACGACCAGATGCCGGAGCCCAAGTGGGTCATTTCCATGGGTGTCTGCGCTTCCTCCGGGGGCTTCTACCGCTCCTACCACACCATGCAGGGAATCGACGAGATCATCCCCGTGGACGTGTATGTGCCGGGTTGCCCGCCCGCCCCCGAGGCCCTGCTCGCGGCGATCATGAAGATCCAGGAAAGGATCAAGAGGGGAGAGCAGGCCAAAGCGCCGCAGGGAGCGCACCGGCTGGGAGCCTCGGGAGAGGGGGCCATCGACCGGCGGGCCCGGCGGCAGGCTTGGGCCAAAGATGACGCGGAACGGCTGAAGCAGGGCCTCCCCCCGCGGGGCGTGATCCCGC from Vicinamibacteria bacterium encodes:
- the nuoB gene encoding NADH-quinone oxidoreductase subunit NuoB; protein product: MDPTYPGVHAGGDIITTTLDAVVKWGRKSSLWPMPFGTACCAIEFMAVSFSHYDIARFGAEVLRFSPRQADLMFVAGTIVDKQGPILKTIYDQMPEPKWVISMGVCASSGGFYRSYHTMQGIDEIIPVDVYVPGCPPAPEALLAAIMKIQERIKRGEQAKAPQGAHRLGASGEGAIDRRARRQAWAKDDAERLKQGLPPRGVIPLRVIPPAPPETNRG